One window of the Nicotiana tabacum cultivar K326 chromosome 4, ASM71507v2, whole genome shotgun sequence genome contains the following:
- the LOC107766968 gene encoding SKP1-like protein 11: protein MSSEKLLTLKTSDGAEFQIEEAVAVRSQLIKNMAEAEGAIHLPNVRSDTMIKVIEYWKKHSEKGISEDELNNFDKNLVKLHHSDLFELVVAANFLADR, encoded by the coding sequence ATGTCTTCAGAAAAGCTCTTAACCCTAAAGACCAGTGATGGTGCAGAGTTCCAAATAGAAGAGGCAGTGGCTGTGAGGTCACAACTCATCAAAAACATGGCGGAAGCCGAAGGCGCCATTCATCTGCCAAATGTCAGAAGCGATACAATGATTAAAGTGATCGAATATTGGAAGAAACACTCGGAGAAAGGCATCTCAGAGGACGAGCTGAACAATTTCGACAAGAACTTGGTGAAGCTGCATCACTCGGATTTGTTTGAACTCGTCGTAGCTGCTAATTTTCTTGCCGATCGATGA
- the LOC107785405 gene encoding 4-coumarate--CoA ligase 1-like, with protein sequence MPMESSTETKQSVDLIFRSKLPDIYIPKHLPLHSYCFENILEFSSRPCLINGANDQIYTYAEVELTCRKVAAGLNKLGIQQKDTIMILLPNSPEFVFAFMGASYLGAISTMANPLFTPAEVVKQAKASSAKIIITQSCFVGKVKDYASENDVKVICIDSAPEGCLHFSELTQSEEHGIPEVKIQPDDVVALPYSSGTTGLPKGVMLTHKGLVTSVAQQVDGENANLYMHSEDVLMCVLPLFHIYSLNSILLCGLRVGAAILIMQKFDIAPFLELIQKYKVSIGPFVPPIVLAIAKSPIVDSYDLSSVRTVMSGAAPLGKELEDAVRTKFPNAKLGQGYGMTEAGPVLAMCLAFAKEPFDIKSGACGTVVRNAEMKIVDPDTGCSLPRNQPGEICIRGDQIMKGYLNDPEATTRTIDKEGWLHTGDIGFIDEDDELFIVDRLKELIKYKGFQVAPAEIEALLLNHPNISDAAVVPMKDEQAGEVPVAFVVRSNGSAITEDEVKDFVSKQVIFYKRVKRVFFVETVPKSPSGKILRKDLRARLAAGVPK encoded by the exons ATGCCAATGGAGAGTAGTACCGAAACAAAGCAATCAGTAGATTTAATCTTCCGATCAAAACTCCCTGATATTTACATCCCTAAACATTTACCTTTACATTCTTATTGTTTCGAAAATATTTTGGAGTTCAGTTCTCGTCCCTGTTTGATCAATGGAGCCAACGATCAAATTTATACTTATGCTGAAGTTGAGCTCACTTGTAGAAAAGTTGCAGCTGGTCTTAACAAGTTAGGGATCCAACAAAAGGACACGATTATGATCCTTTTGCCGAATTCCCCTGAATTTGTGTTCGCTTTTATGGGCGCATCGTATTTAGGAGCCATTTCTACAATGGCCAATCCTCTGTTTACGCCAGCAGAGGTTGTAAAACAAGCCAAAGCCTCAAGTGCTAAGATTATTATAACGCAATCGTGCTTTGTTGGCAAAGTGAAGGATTACGCAAGTGAAAACGATGTGAAGGTCATTTGCATTGATTCTGCACCAGAAGGTTGTCTTCATTTCTCTGAATTGACACAATCTGAAGAGCATGGAATTCCTGAGGTGAAAATCCAACCGGACGACGTCGTTGCGCTGCCGTATTCCTCTGGGACTACGGGTCTGCCGAAAGGTGTGATGTTGACACACAAGGGATTAGTCACGAGCGTCGCACAACAAGTTGACGGTGAAAATGCCAATTTGTATATGCACAGTGAAGATGTATTGATGTGTGTGTTGCCTTTGTTCCATATTTACTCACTCAATTCCATTTTGCTGTGTGGATTGAGAGTCGGAGCAGCGATTTTGATTATGCAGAAATTCGACATTGCTCCGTTCTTGGAATTAATACAGAAGTATAAGGTGTCAATTGGGCCATTTGTGCCGCCTATTGTTCTGGCTATTGCTAAGAGTCCAATTGTTGATAGCTATGATCTTTCATCAGTAAGGACTGTCATGTCTGGGGCTGCACCATTAGGAAAAGAACTCGAAGACGCTGTGCGAACCAAATTCCCTAATGCTAAACTTGGTCag gGTTATGGAATGACGGAAGCTGGGCCGGTGTTGGCAATGTGTTTGGCATTTGCAAAAGAACCCTTTGATATAAAATCAGGAGCATGTGGTACTGTTGTGAGGAACGCCGAGATGAAAATCGTAGATCCAGATACGGGTTGCTCTCTTCCTCGTAACCAACCCGGTGAGATTTGCATTAGAGGTGACCAGATCATGAAAG GTTACCTGAATGATCCAGAGGCCACAACGAGAACAATAGACAAAGAAGGATGGTTACACACTGGCGACATTGGGTTCATTGACGAAGATGACGAGCTTTTTATTGTGGATCGATTGAAGGAATTGATCAAATACAAAGGATTTCAAGTTGCACCTGCAGAAATTGAAGCCCTTCTCCTCAACCATCCCAACATTTCTGATGCTGCTGTTGTCCC TATGAAAGACGAGCAAGCGGGAGAAGTTCCGGTGGCTTTTGTTGTTAGGTCAAATGGATCTGCCATCACTGAAGATGAAGTCAAGGATTTCGTATCTAAACAG gtGATATTTTATAAGAGAGTAAAGCGTGTATTTTTCGTGGAGACGGTACCCAAATCTCCGTCGGGAAAAATTCTTAGAAAGGACTTGAGAGCTAGACTGGCTGCTGGTGTTCCAAAGTAA